In the Thermodesulfovibrio yellowstonii DSM 11347 genome, one interval contains:
- a CDS encoding ketopantoate reductase family protein — translation MKILIFGLGALGTVFATSLKASGETVFGITKDKYIGKINNKTLEIKGLFGEKRAQLDNIFTSSEQIQDRDLDLIIVSVKAYDTETVINQIKHLLGQNTLVLLAQNGYGNYEIASSVIGKERVILSRIIFGAKIVEPAIAEVTVFADDIVIGQPDNMISEKKLNEIADIFNKAGLPTRVSKEVYAILWDKILYNSALNPLGAILECNYGTLAKHEETRKIMNKIVEEIFNVAKFKKIKLNWADYKEYLNYFYEKLVPPTAKHFPSMYYDIKNGKKTEIDAFNGAIVKLAKQCNLSVPVNETITNLVKVKENLI, via the coding sequence ATGAAAATACTGATTTTTGGATTGGGTGCATTAGGAACAGTTTTTGCCACTTCACTAAAGGCATCAGGCGAAACTGTTTTTGGAATAACAAAAGATAAATACATCGGAAAAATTAACAATAAAACATTAGAAATAAAAGGACTCTTCGGAGAAAAAAGAGCACAACTGGATAATATTTTTACAAGCTCTGAACAAATTCAAGATAGAGATTTAGACCTCATCATTGTTTCAGTTAAAGCCTACGATACTGAGACTGTTATAAATCAAATTAAACACTTACTTGGGCAAAATACTCTTGTTTTACTTGCACAGAATGGGTATGGAAATTATGAAATAGCAAGCTCAGTTATAGGTAAAGAAAGAGTTATACTTTCAAGAATAATATTCGGTGCAAAAATAGTTGAACCTGCAATAGCTGAAGTAACTGTTTTTGCTGATGATATTGTCATTGGACAACCTGACAATATGATTTCAGAAAAAAAATTAAATGAAATTGCTGATATCTTCAATAAAGCAGGACTTCCTACAAGGGTATCTAAGGAGGTTTATGCAATACTTTGGGATAAAATTCTCTATAATTCAGCATTAAATCCCTTAGGAGCAATTCTTGAATGCAATTATGGTACACTTGCCAAACATGAAGAGACAAGAAAAATAATGAATAAAATAGTTGAAGAAATTTTCAATGTTGCAAAATTTAAGAAAATAAAACTTAACTGGGCAGATTATAAAGAATATCTTAATTACTTCTATGAGAAACTTGTTCCCCCAACAGCAAAACATTTTCCTTCAATGTATTATGATATAAAAAACGGTAAAAAAACAGAGATAGATGCATTCAACGGAGCAATTGTAAAACTTGCAAAACAATGCAATTTATCCGTGCCTGTAAATGAAACAATTACAAACCTTGTAAAGGTAAAAGAAAATCTTATATAA
- the acs gene encoding acetate--CoA ligase alpha subunit, protein MIDFIFNPSSIAVVGASQEEKKVGNAVLKNLINGYTGKIYPVNPGRTEILSLPCYPSVSAIPDRVDLAIIVIPAKAVADSLKDCAKAGVKGVVVITAGFKEVGGDGVAREKEIVEIVRSAGIKMVGPNCLGVMNTKNKMNASFAAELPPEGRVAFFSQSGALGVAIIDWAIENNFGFSKFVSFGNKADLNETDFLEYFAKDPDTDVILGYIEDVIDGKRFIEIAKEVTKIKPVILIKSGATEAGARAASSHTGALAGSDRAFTEAFRKTGIIRTSGIQELFDTAEMFISRKTPKGRKLLIITNAGGPGIIAADTADRLGIKLDPMTRTSIDTIAEKLPSTASLYNPVDIIGDATSERYKIVLDQAIKDNSVEGICVILTPQAVTDVDNIADVVISSANNTDKPVFATFIGGQRVRNAINKLKGFRIPCFTDPSIAIHAYRKLVDFVQLKSKEISDELQIKIPEQNIEEVKKIIQSLQSQGVSEIGGEEAMQILSLYGFSFPERALAKTPMEAVAIAERIGYPVVMKVSSPHILHKTDVGGVKLNLNNDKAVYNAFVEITTNVKRVMPDAYIEGIMIYEMVTGGKEVIFGVSYDRTFGHMIMFGLGGIYVEVLKDVSFRIVPVSEQEALEMITEIKGSKILDGVRGEKPYDKTDIANCIRKLSKLVMDFPIIKEIDINPYMVFNNGGIGLDARIII, encoded by the coding sequence ATGATTGATTTTATTTTTAATCCATCCTCCATTGCTGTAGTTGGCGCTTCACAAGAAGAAAAAAAAGTGGGCAATGCTGTCCTTAAAAATCTTATTAATGGTTATACAGGCAAAATATATCCTGTAAATCCTGGAAGAACTGAAATACTTTCTCTACCCTGCTACCCTTCTGTATCAGCAATCCCTGACAGAGTAGACCTCGCTATAATAGTAATTCCAGCTAAAGCTGTTGCAGACTCTTTAAAAGATTGTGCAAAAGCAGGAGTAAAAGGTGTTGTTGTTATTACAGCAGGTTTCAAAGAAGTCGGTGGAGACGGAGTTGCAAGAGAAAAAGAAATTGTAGAGATTGTAAGAAGTGCAGGAATAAAAATGGTTGGACCAAACTGTCTTGGTGTTATGAATACAAAAAACAAGATGAATGCTTCTTTTGCTGCTGAGTTACCTCCTGAAGGGAGAGTTGCTTTCTTTTCTCAATCAGGAGCTTTAGGTGTTGCAATCATAGACTGGGCAATAGAGAACAACTTTGGTTTTTCAAAATTTGTAAGCTTCGGAAATAAAGCTGACTTAAATGAAACAGATTTCCTTGAATACTTTGCAAAAGACCCAGACACTGATGTAATTCTGGGATATATTGAAGATGTTATAGATGGCAAAAGATTTATTGAAATAGCTAAAGAAGTTACAAAAATAAAACCTGTAATATTAATCAAATCTGGTGCAACAGAAGCAGGTGCAAGAGCTGCCTCTTCACATACAGGCGCGCTTGCAGGGTCTGATAGAGCTTTTACAGAAGCTTTTAGAAAAACAGGAATAATCAGAACTTCAGGTATTCAAGAACTATTTGATACAGCAGAAATGTTTATTTCAAGAAAAACCCCAAAGGGCAGAAAACTTCTCATTATTACAAATGCTGGTGGTCCTGGAATTATTGCAGCGGATACAGCAGATAGACTCGGGATAAAACTTGATCCAATGACCAGAACATCAATAGATACAATAGCTGAAAAACTTCCTTCAACTGCTTCTCTTTATAATCCTGTTGATATAATTGGAGATGCTACCTCAGAAAGATATAAAATTGTTCTTGATCAAGCTATAAAAGATAATTCTGTAGAAGGAATCTGTGTAATTCTTACTCCTCAGGCAGTAACAGATGTTGATAATATTGCAGATGTTGTAATTTCTTCAGCAAATAATACAGATAAACCCGTTTTTGCAACCTTTATTGGTGGTCAGAGAGTAAGAAATGCGATAAACAAACTTAAAGGGTTTAGAATTCCATGTTTTACTGACCCTTCTATTGCAATTCATGCCTATAGAAAACTTGTTGATTTTGTCCAACTTAAAAGCAAAGAAATATCTGACGAACTTCAGATAAAAATACCTGAACAAAATATTGAAGAAGTGAAAAAGATTATTCAAAGTTTGCAATCCCAGGGAGTTTCTGAAATTGGTGGAGAAGAGGCAATGCAAATACTCTCTCTTTATGGTTTTTCTTTCCCAGAAAGAGCATTGGCAAAAACACCAATGGAAGCTGTGGCAATTGCAGAAAGAATTGGCTATCCAGTAGTCATGAAGGTTTCATCACCTCATATTCTTCATAAAACAGATGTTGGTGGAGTTAAGCTTAATCTTAACAACGATAAAGCTGTTTACAATGCTTTTGTAGAAATAACAACAAATGTCAAAAGAGTTATGCCAGATGCATACATAGAAGGTATAATGATTTATGAAATGGTTACAGGTGGCAAAGAAGTTATTTTTGGAGTAAGTTATGATAGAACATTTGGACACATGATTATGTTTGGACTTGGAGGAATTTATGTGGAAGTTCTGAAAGATGTTTCTTTCAGAATAGTTCCTGTATCAGAACAGGAAGCACTTGAAATGATAACTGAAATTAAAGGTAGCAAAATACTTGATGGAGTAAGAGGTGAAAAACCTTACGATAAAACTGATATAGCTAACTGTATAAGAAAACTTTCCAAGTTGGTTATGGATTTCCCTATAATTAAAGAGATTGATATTAATCCTTATATGGTATTCAATAATGGTGGGATAGGACTTGATGCAAGAATAATAATTTAG
- a CDS encoding ABC transporter ATP-binding protein, whose protein sequence is MIKIDSISKSYGKVKALDLLSFDIKRGEIFGLLGPNGAGKTTTVKILTTLTKPDKGTCFIDEVDVINNPFEIKKIIGVVPQENNLERELTVYENLLIYGMLHKVRDLKRKIDEILKIMELTEKKYSVVSTLSGGLQRRTLLARALLPEPKVLFLDEPSIGLDPHIRRELWQIIRKIKTEGRTVLLTTHYIEEAEALCDRVGILSHGKLIALGTPAELKKDVGEYVVEFIDKEGRLISEICHSREQAYEIARQRSDGVMIRKSNLEDVFVKLTGERIKEIKEEQ, encoded by the coding sequence ATGATAAAGATTGACAGTATCTCAAAAAGTTATGGAAAAGTAAAGGCACTGGATTTACTGAGTTTTGATATAAAAAGAGGTGAAATATTTGGACTTCTCGGACCCAATGGTGCAGGTAAGACTACTACTGTAAAAATTCTCACCACTCTTACAAAGCCTGATAAAGGAACATGCTTTATTGATGAGGTAGATGTTATCAATAACCCTTTTGAGATAAAAAAAATCATAGGGGTTGTGCCACAGGAAAACAATCTTGAAAGGGAACTTACGGTCTATGAAAATCTTTTAATTTACGGAATGCTTCACAAAGTCAGGGATTTGAAAAGGAAAATAGATGAAATACTTAAGATTATGGAACTTACAGAGAAAAAGTACTCTGTGGTATCAACTCTTTCAGGAGGACTTCAAAGAAGAACTCTTCTTGCAAGAGCTTTATTGCCTGAACCAAAGGTATTGTTTCTTGATGAGCCATCTATAGGACTTGACCCTCATATAAGAAGGGAACTCTGGCAGATCATAAGAAAAATAAAAACTGAAGGCAGAACAGTGCTTCTTACAACACACTACATTGAAGAAGCAGAAGCACTGTGCGATAGAGTAGGGATTCTGTCGCACGGAAAATTAATTGCTCTCGGGACCCCTGCAGAACTTAAAAAAGATGTTGGCGAATATGTTGTAGAGTTTATTGATAAAGAAGGAAGGCTAATTAGTGAAATATGTCATAGTAGAGAACAGGCATATGAGATTGCAAGACAGAGAAGTGATGGAGTGATGATTAGAAAATCCAATCTTGAAGATGTGTTTGTGAAGCTAACAGGAGAAAGGATTAAGGAGATTAAGGAAGAACAATGA
- the rd gene encoding rubredoxin produces MKKYKCSVCGYVYDPAQGDPDNGVAPGTAFENLPDTWSCPVCGATKDMFEPEE; encoded by the coding sequence ATGAAAAAGTACAAATGTAGTGTATGTGGTTATGTTTATGACCCGGCTCAGGGTGATCCTGACAATGGAGTGGCTCCGGGAACAGCTTTTGAAAATTTACCAGATACATGGAGTTGTCCAGTTTGTGGAGCTACCAAAGATATGTTTGAGCCAGAGGAATAA
- a CDS encoding DRTGG domain-containing protein, which produces MIPIFIISNRAFTGKNFFALGLSLTLQERGYKTGYIRPLGRIPLKKGEEIFDEEAVFIKELLGLEEPLSVISPFVFTYETQYKLLEGTDLKIKEKVINSFSQQSNKDFVIVVGPNNIFEGFTLGIDVISLLQETNGKVIAIQHWDSELAMDDIFGIRQLSSEKFIGAVINKVPPEQFHYVKEKVVPFIEGRGIKVLGVFKKDKFLEAVTVRRLMEAVNGGLVCCEDKLDEFVDNLSIGAMDPETALSYFLRIPNKAVITGIHRTDIQIVAMETSTKCLILTGGMHVNETVTGIAKAKGIPIIVTGMDTFTAVDKMEKLMGKAVIREKDKALKAKEVVSTAFDIEEFLRRTK; this is translated from the coding sequence ATGATACCCATTTTTATAATATCAAATCGAGCCTTTACAGGAAAAAACTTTTTTGCTTTAGGACTATCTCTCACTCTTCAAGAACGAGGTTATAAAACAGGTTATATAAGACCACTCGGAAGAATTCCTTTAAAAAAAGGTGAAGAAATATTTGATGAAGAAGCTGTTTTTATAAAGGAGTTATTAGGACTTGAAGAACCATTAAGTGTAATATCTCCTTTCGTTTTTACTTATGAAACACAGTATAAACTTCTTGAAGGCACTGATTTAAAAATAAAAGAAAAAGTTATTAACTCCTTTTCACAGCAAAGTAATAAAGATTTTGTAATAGTTGTCGGACCTAACAACATATTTGAAGGATTTACACTTGGAATTGATGTTATAAGCTTACTACAGGAGACAAATGGAAAGGTTATAGCTATTCAACACTGGGATAGCGAACTTGCAATGGATGACATATTCGGTATAAGACAGTTAAGCAGTGAAAAATTTATAGGTGCAGTTATAAATAAAGTTCCTCCTGAACAGTTTCATTATGTAAAAGAAAAGGTAGTTCCATTTATTGAAGGAAGGGGAATAAAAGTCTTGGGAGTTTTCAAAAAAGATAAATTTCTGGAAGCTGTTACAGTAAGAAGGCTTATGGAAGCAGTAAATGGTGGGCTTGTCTGCTGTGAAGACAAACTTGATGAATTTGTTGATAATCTATCCATCGGAGCAATGGATCCTGAAACAGCACTTTCCTATTTCTTAAGAATTCCGAACAAAGCGGTTATAACAGGCATTCACAGAACAGATATCCAGATAGTTGCAATGGAAACTTCCACAAAGTGTTTAATACTTACTGGCGGAATGCATGTTAATGAAACTGTAACAGGAATTGCTAAAGCAAAAGGTATTCCAATTATTGTTACTGGTATGGATACATTTACAGCAGTTGATAAAATGGAAAAACTTATGGGCAAGGCTGTCATAAGAGAAAAGGATAAAGCATTAAAAGCAAAAGAAGTTGTTAGCACTGCATTTGATATAGAAGAGTTTCTGAGAAGAACTAAATGA
- a CDS encoding DNA gyrase inhibitor YacG, whose amino-acid sequence MKIKCPVCGKAVEYENNPWRPFCSKNCKIIDLWNWFHEHYSIKVEEVDEKINTEEEKDDKNSSMWRSRKNGQ is encoded by the coding sequence ATGAAAATTAAATGTCCTGTATGTGGAAAAGCTGTAGAATATGAAAACAATCCATGGAGACCTTTCTGTTCAAAAAATTGTAAAATTATTGACTTATGGAATTGGTTTCATGAGCACTATTCAATAAAAGTTGAGGAAGTTGATGAAAAAATAAATACAGAGGAGGAAAAAGATGATAAAAATAGCAGTATGTGGCGCAGCAGGAAGAATGGGCAGTAG
- the dapB gene encoding 4-hydroxy-tetrahydrodipicolinate reductase codes for MIKIAVCGAAGRMGSRIVALSRDYPELKLTGAIESKTNPKIGTDAGIIAGIGEIGVKIDDRLEKAIDNADVVINFTSPEATLEHLEIVKKFKKSMVIGTTGFSNEQLSIIQKASKKIPIVLSPNMSIGVNLLFKILKDVAKVLGDDYDIEIVEAHHRMKKDAPSGTAIKMAKVIAEALNRNFDEVAVYARKGIIGERTKKEIGIQTVRAGDIVGEHTVIFGGLGERIEIIHKASSRDTFARGALRAVIWLYGKPAGFYDMGDVLGIK; via the coding sequence ATGATAAAAATAGCAGTATGTGGCGCAGCAGGAAGAATGGGCAGTAGAATAGTTGCCCTTTCAAGGGATTACCCTGAATTAAAACTCACTGGAGCTATAGAATCAAAAACAAATCCCAAGATAGGCACAGACGCCGGAATAATAGCTGGAATAGGAGAAATAGGTGTAAAAATAGATGATAGATTAGAAAAAGCTATTGACAATGCCGATGTAGTTATTAATTTCACATCTCCTGAAGCTACATTAGAGCATCTGGAAATAGTTAAAAAATTCAAAAAATCAATGGTCATAGGAACAACTGGTTTTAGCAATGAACAGCTTTCTATTATTCAGAAAGCATCAAAGAAAATTCCTATAGTCTTATCTCCTAATATGAGCATAGGAGTGAATCTTTTATTCAAAATCCTAAAAGATGTGGCAAAAGTTCTCGGAGACGACTATGATATTGAAATTGTTGAAGCGCATCACAGAATGAAAAAAGATGCACCAAGTGGAACTGCTATAAAAATGGCAAAAGTTATTGCTGAAGCATTGAATAGAAATTTTGATGAGGTGGCTGTATATGCAAGGAAAGGAATTATCGGAGAAAGAACAAAAAAAGAAATTGGAATCCAGACAGTCAGAGCAGGAGATATTGTTGGTGAACATACAGTTATTTTTGGAGGATTAGGAGAAAGAATTGAGATAATTCATAAAGCATCCAGCAGAGATACTTTCGCAAGAGGTGCTTTAAGAGCCGTTATATGGCTTTATGGAAAACCTGCAGGGTTTTATGACATGGGAGATGTTCTGGGAATTAAATAA
- a CDS encoding ferritin-like domain-containing protein encodes MKSIEIALKMETDAVKFYTEASEKVSHPVGKKMFLTIAEDEKNHIKMIEEVIKGLDLTIKEANPIKTVKTIFEDMKDKMMERIKAQSDDLEAFKIAMEMEKEGIEFYKKVQKEVNTEKEKKLFERLIFEEEQHHKIFSETYNFLKDTGNWFMWKEFSIVEG; translated from the coding sequence ATGAAATCCATTGAAATTGCCTTAAAGATGGAAACAGACGCCGTAAAATTTTATACAGAGGCATCTGAAAAAGTTTCCCATCCTGTTGGCAAAAAAATGTTTCTTACAATCGCAGAGGATGAGAAGAATCATATAAAAATGATTGAAGAAGTTATTAAAGGACTTGATCTTACGATAAAAGAGGCTAATCCAATAAAAACAGTCAAAACAATATTTGAAGATATGAAAGACAAAATGATGGAAAGAATTAAAGCTCAGAGCGATGACCTTGAAGCATTCAAAATTGCAATGGAGATGGAAAAGGAAGGGATAGAGTTTTATAAAAAAGTTCAGAAGGAAGTTAATACGGAAAAAGAAAAAAAGCTTTTTGAAAGATTAATTTTTGAGGAAGAACAACATCACAAGATTTTTTCTGAAACCTACAATTTCCTTAAGGATACAGGCAATTGGTTCATGTGGAAAGAGTTTTCAATTGTTGAAGGCTAA
- a CDS encoding adenosylcobalamin-dependent ribonucleoside-diphosphate reductase, giving the protein MIFTDRAKTVLEIRYLLKNEKGEPIENPEQLFQRVSSYIAQAEKIYKKNSFEWEEKFHELISSLRFLPNSPALMNAGKPKAQLAACFVLPIEDSIESIFKTLKDAALILQSGGGTGFNFSSLRPKGDVVRSTGGVASGPVSFMKIFDKASDIIKQGGARRGANMGVLRVDHPDIFEFIRIKRIESLSNFNISVAVTDSFMEALFKNDYFPLINPRTKEVVRKVKAKDIFDEIVESAWETGDPGVIFIDTINRSNPTPHIGQIDSTNPCGEQPLLPYEACILGSLNLSKYVKEGKIDFERLEHDVKTATRFLDDAIDVTHYPVPEVEKMHKGNRKIGLGIMGWADCLVELGIPYNHKKALALAEQVMQFISEKSHKASQELAQERGVFPNFKGSVWEKKGIPMRNATTTTIAPTGTISIIADCSSGIEPYFLLAYKQRILDTEFEIINKYLIEIAQKQGFYSEDFINQLRQKGTLRGMKEVPLRIKRLFKTALEITPEEHIQMQASFQKYTDNAVSKTINLSQRTRKEDVARIFILAYKKGLKGITIFRYGSKRGTLLKISDAHLAECCEVKGRAPRITKLHDAV; this is encoded by the coding sequence ATGATTTTTACAGATAGAGCAAAAACAGTTCTTGAAATCAGGTATCTCTTAAAAAATGAAAAAGGAGAACCTATTGAAAATCCTGAACAACTTTTTCAGAGAGTCTCAAGTTATATTGCTCAGGCAGAAAAGATTTATAAAAAAAATTCTTTTGAGTGGGAAGAAAAGTTTCATGAACTTATAAGTTCCTTGAGATTTTTGCCTAATTCTCCTGCATTAATGAATGCAGGCAAACCAAAAGCTCAGCTTGCTGCATGCTTTGTCCTTCCCATAGAAGATTCAATAGAGTCCATTTTTAAGACACTTAAGGATGCTGCATTAATTCTTCAAAGCGGTGGTGGAACAGGATTTAATTTTTCCAGTTTAAGGCCTAAGGGTGATGTTGTTCGTTCCACAGGTGGAGTTGCAAGCGGTCCTGTTTCATTTATGAAGATATTTGATAAGGCTTCAGACATAATAAAGCAGGGTGGAGCAAGAAGAGGAGCAAATATGGGAGTTTTAAGAGTTGACCACCCTGATATTTTTGAATTTATAAGAATTAAAAGGATAGAAAGTCTTAGCAACTTTAATATATCTGTTGCTGTTACAGATTCATTTATGGAAGCTTTGTTTAAAAATGATTATTTTCCGTTGATAAATCCACGAACTAAAGAAGTTGTAAGAAAGGTGAAAGCAAAAGATATTTTTGATGAAATTGTTGAGTCTGCATGGGAAACAGGGGACCCAGGAGTTATTTTTATAGATACCATAAACAGGTCTAATCCAACTCCGCATATTGGTCAGATAGATAGCACAAATCCTTGTGGAGAGCAGCCTCTACTTCCCTATGAGGCATGCATTCTTGGTTCACTTAATTTATCAAAGTATGTTAAAGAAGGTAAGATTGATTTTGAAAGGCTTGAGCATGATGTAAAAACAGCTACGAGATTTCTTGATGACGCAATTGATGTTACTCATTATCCTGTACCTGAAGTTGAAAAAATGCACAAAGGAAACAGAAAAATAGGGCTTGGAATAATGGGTTGGGCAGATTGCCTTGTTGAGCTTGGAATCCCATATAATCATAAAAAAGCCCTTGCCTTAGCTGAACAAGTAATGCAATTTATCAGTGAAAAGTCTCACAAAGCATCTCAGGAACTTGCTCAAGAAAGAGGTGTTTTTCCTAATTTTAAGGGTTCTGTATGGGAGAAAAAAGGTATCCCAATGAGAAATGCTACCACAACAACGATTGCTCCAACAGGAACAATATCAATAATTGCAGACTGTTCAAGCGGAATAGAACCATATTTTTTACTTGCTTACAAACAGAGAATACTTGATACAGAGTTTGAGATAATAAATAAATATCTTATAGAGATTGCACAAAAACAAGGCTTTTACAGTGAAGATTTTATAAATCAACTCAGACAAAAAGGAACTCTTAGAGGTATGAAAGAAGTTCCTTTAAGAATAAAAAGACTTTTTAAAACAGCCCTTGAAATCACTCCTGAAGAGCATATTCAGATGCAAGCATCATTTCAGAAATATACAGATAATGCCGTATCAAAAACAATCAATCTTTCTCAAAGAACAAGAAAAGAAGATGTCGCAAGAATATTTATTCTTGCCTATAAAAAGGGGCTTAAAGGAATTACGATATTCAGATATGGCTCAAAAAGGGGAACACTTCTTAAAATAAGCGATGCTCATCTTGCAGAATGCTGCGAAGTTAAAGGAAGAGCACCAAGAATAACAAAACTTCATGATGCAGTATGA
- a CDS encoding penicillin-binding protein 1A, translating into MKLKIIIITVIVMIAFLAGAGFALFRDIPSIKDFDKVKTPHGTKVYAEDGTLIGEFKIQKGIYIPIKQIPKHLIDAVIAVEDSRFWKHKGIDYIGIGRALITDVLHMQLKEGGSTITQQLAKIMFLTPEKTISRKIKEAYLAMKIEKELSKEKILELYLNNVYFGHGAYGVEMASRIYFGKSITHITLPEAALLAGLIRAPNSYSPYNDLVKAKQRQEIVLERMEKEELITPQERKRASLQAIHLSSLRISTENYNYFLEYVRKQLEETFDIEKIYKGNLRVYTTLDTHAQVSAQRALQEGLRDVDKRNGWRGPVGKISIKNEEKEEKVSFTPSQGDIAKGVVLSVTPNQAIIKARGLKGKLNLQDAQWANKVVDSSGKIKTFKNFKLSDILSPGDVIMVRFKSVGKEILFSLEQEPEIEGALVAVDPQTGYIRAMVGGYSFQRGEFNRAIYAKRQPGSSFKPFVYATAIEKGFKPEDTIVDEPISYKTGLKEWSPSNYDGEFWGEITLRRALAFSRNVPTVRLAEMIGVDSIINLAKRAGITSEMPADLTIALGSLSVSPLELTSAFAIFANGGKKIKPIAIKYVTDASGKILLQNEPELQDVISPEVSYTVTDMLKDVISYGTGARANIGRPVAGKTGTSNDFKDAWFIGYTPQLVAGVWVGYDDMRKSLGHGEAGGRVSAPIWAQFMKEALSNKEPQNFTLSPGSEEPKNNLKTPESSKNPSNQTINPIDKRN; encoded by the coding sequence ATGAAACTTAAGATAATCATAATTACCGTAATTGTAATGATTGCTTTTCTTGCGGGTGCAGGTTTTGCATTATTCAGAGATATTCCTTCAATAAAAGATTTTGATAAAGTAAAAACTCCTCATGGAACAAAGGTTTATGCTGAAGATGGAACTTTAATTGGAGAGTTTAAAATTCAAAAAGGCATTTATATTCCCATAAAACAAATACCAAAACATTTAATAGATGCGGTTATAGCAGTAGAAGACTCACGTTTTTGGAAACACAAAGGAATTGACTACATCGGAATAGGCAGAGCTCTAATTACTGATGTTCTTCATATGCAACTTAAAGAAGGAGGAAGCACTATTACTCAGCAGCTTGCTAAAATAATGTTCCTCACTCCAGAGAAAACTATTTCAAGGAAAATTAAAGAAGCCTATTTAGCAATGAAAATAGAAAAAGAGCTTAGCAAAGAAAAAATACTTGAACTTTATCTTAATAACGTTTATTTTGGGCATGGAGCTTACGGAGTTGAAATGGCATCAAGAATTTATTTTGGTAAATCTATAACTCATATAACTCTTCCAGAGGCAGCTTTACTTGCAGGTTTAATAAGAGCTCCTAATTCATACTCTCCTTATAATGATTTAGTTAAAGCAAAACAGAGACAGGAAATTGTTCTTGAAAGAATGGAAAAAGAAGAATTAATTACTCCTCAGGAAAGAAAAAGAGCTTCCTTACAAGCAATTCATTTAAGTTCGTTAAGGATTTCAACTGAAAACTATAACTACTTCCTTGAATATGTAAGAAAACAGCTTGAAGAAACCTTTGACATAGAAAAAATTTATAAAGGCAACTTAAGAGTTTACACTACTCTTGATACCCATGCTCAGGTATCTGCACAAAGAGCATTACAGGAAGGGCTTAGAGATGTTGATAAAAGAAATGGGTGGAGAGGTCCTGTTGGGAAAATATCAATCAAAAATGAAGAAAAAGAAGAAAAAGTATCCTTTACTCCATCACAAGGAGATATTGCAAAAGGTGTGGTTTTATCGGTAACACCTAATCAAGCAATTATTAAGGCAAGAGGGTTAAAAGGTAAATTAAACTTACAAGATGCTCAATGGGCAAATAAGGTAGTTGATTCTTCAGGTAAAATTAAAACATTCAAAAATTTTAAGCTTTCTGATATTCTGTCACCCGGTGATGTAATAATGGTCAGATTTAAATCTGTTGGTAAAGAAATCTTATTTTCTCTTGAACAGGAGCCCGAAATAGAAGGAGCATTGGTTGCAGTAGATCCTCAAACAGGTTATATAAGAGCAATGGTTGGTGGATATAGTTTTCAAAGAGGAGAGTTCAACAGAGCAATTTATGCTAAAAGACAACCCGGAAGTTCTTTTAAACCTTTTGTATATGCCACAGCCATTGAAAAAGGATTTAAACCAGAGGATACTATAGTTGATGAGCCAATTAGTTATAAAACAGGACTTAAAGAATGGTCACCATCAAACTACGATGGAGAATTCTGGGGAGAAATAACTTTAAGAAGAGCATTAGCTTTCTCAAGAAATGTTCCTACTGTAAGATTAGCTGAAATGATAGGAGTTGATTCAATAATAAATCTTGCCAAAAGAGCAGGGATAACATCAGAAATGCCAGCAGACCTAACTATAGCGCTTGGTAGTCTAAGTGTATCACCATTGGAACTAACCTCGGCATTTGCCATATTCGCAAATGGAGGCAAAAAAATAAAACCTATAGCAATAAAATATGTAACTGATGCTTCAGGAAAGATTTTGCTTCAAAATGAACCTGAACTTCAGGATGTAATTTCACCTGAGGTTTCTTATACAGTCACTGATATGCTTAAAGATGTTATTAGTTACGGTACAGGAGCAAGAGCAAACATCGGAAGACCTGTAGCGGGAAAAACTGGAACGAGCAATGATTTTAAAGATGCATGGTTTATTGGTTATACTCCTCAACTTGTCGCAGGAGTCTGGGTTGGCTATGATGATATGAGAAAAAGTCTCGGACATGGAGAAGCAGGGGGAAGAGTATCTGCGCCAATATGGGCACAGTTTATGAAAGAAGCTCTCTCAAACAAAGAACCTCAGAATTTTACTTTATCGCCAGGCTCTGAAGAACCAAAAAATAATTTAAAAACTCCTGAATCATCTAAAAATCCTTCTAATCAAACGATTAATCCTATTGATAAAAGGAATTGA